Proteins encoded by one window of Phenylobacterium soli:
- the miaB gene encoding tRNA (N6-isopentenyl adenosine(37)-C2)-methylthiotransferase MiaB produces MSDPAATKRLYIKTYGCQMNVYDSERMADVLAPLGYGVTEDPAAADLVVLNTCHIREKATEKVYSELGQLKLMKQARAGEGAEMTIAVAGCVAQAEGEEIMRRQPAVDLVVGPQSYHQLPELIARAHRARGERLAADFAADEKFDALPTERRPTGVTAFLTVQEGCDKFCTFCVVPYTRGAEWSRPAEAIEAEARALAEKGVREVTLLGQNVNAYAAPDDEKGGGLAALVRRLARIDGLDRIRYTTSHPRDMDEALIAAHGEVEELMPYLHLPVQSGSDKVLKAMNRAHTAESYLRLIDKIRAARPDIAISGDFIVGFPGERDADFEATLQLIREVGYASAFSFKYSRRPGTPAAAMQGQIAEAVKDERLARLQALLEEQQAAFNLSQEGRVLPVLFEKAGRHPGQLIGRSPYLQAVHATAPDRLLGQIVPVRVDSAARNSLAGVLELETA; encoded by the coding sequence ATGTCCGATCCCGCGGCGACCAAGCGCCTCTACATCAAGACCTACGGCTGTCAGATGAACGTCTACGACAGCGAGCGGATGGCCGACGTGCTGGCGCCGCTGGGCTATGGCGTGACCGAGGATCCCGCGGCCGCGGACCTCGTGGTGCTGAACACCTGCCATATCCGCGAGAAGGCCACCGAGAAGGTCTATTCCGAGCTTGGCCAACTGAAGCTGATGAAGCAGGCGCGCGCCGGCGAGGGCGCAGAGATGACCATCGCGGTCGCCGGCTGCGTCGCCCAGGCGGAGGGCGAGGAAATCATGCGCCGCCAGCCTGCGGTGGACCTCGTGGTCGGGCCGCAGTCCTATCACCAGCTGCCCGAGCTGATCGCCCGCGCCCACCGCGCCCGCGGCGAGCGGCTGGCCGCCGACTTCGCGGCCGACGAGAAGTTCGACGCCCTGCCGACCGAGCGCCGGCCGACCGGCGTCACGGCCTTCCTGACGGTGCAGGAGGGTTGCGACAAGTTCTGCACCTTCTGCGTGGTGCCCTACACCCGCGGCGCGGAGTGGTCGCGCCCGGCCGAGGCCATCGAGGCGGAAGCCCGGGCGCTGGCGGAGAAGGGCGTGCGCGAGGTCACCCTGCTGGGCCAGAACGTCAACGCCTACGCAGCGCCGGACGACGAAAAGGGGGGCGGGCTCGCCGCCCTGGTCCGCCGGCTGGCCAGGATCGATGGCCTGGACCGCATCCGCTACACCACCAGCCACCCGCGCGACATGGACGAGGCGCTGATCGCCGCCCACGGCGAGGTGGAAGAGCTGATGCCCTATCTGCATCTGCCGGTGCAGTCCGGCTCGGACAAGGTGCTGAAGGCGATGAACCGGGCGCACACCGCCGAGAGCTACCTGCGCCTGATCGATAAGATCCGCGCCGCGCGGCCGGACATCGCCATCAGCGGCGACTTCATCGTCGGCTTCCCCGGCGAGCGGGACGCGGACTTCGAGGCCACCCTGCAGCTCATCCGCGAGGTGGGCTACGCCTCGGCGTTCTCCTTCAAGTACTCGCGCCGCCCGGGCACCCCGGCCGCGGCCATGCAGGGCCAGATCGCCGAGGCGGTGAAGGACGAGCGGCTGGCGCGGCTCCAGGCCCTCCTGGAAGAGCAGCAGGCGGCCTTCAACCTGAGCCAGGAAGGCAGGGTCCTGCCGGTGCTGTTCGAGAAGGCGGGCCGTCATCCGGGCCAGCTGATCGGCCGCAGCCCCTACCTCCAGGCCGTCCACGCCACCGCCCCGGATCGCCTGCTCGGCCAGATCGTTCCGGTGCGTGTCGACAGCGCAGCCAGGAACAGCCTGGCCGGCGTGCTGGAACTGGAGACCGCTTGA
- a CDS encoding PhoH family protein: MSRAPEFIHLSDAAVRAVAGANSRHAALIEDAFGVLLETPGGGVSVQGDSKARAQAKKAVQTIAERADQGLEIAEADVRVAIGQAKSGGPGGASAGGLPVGRRGQVAPKTAAQANYLQALAKCDLTFGLGPAGTGKTFLAVAHGAGLLLRGEVDRLIVSRPAVEAGERLGFLPGDLTEKVDPYMAPVWEALTDILGAEQLRRRREKGEIEVAPIAFLRGRTLSHAYIIVDEAQNATRLQMKMVLTRLGEGARMVVTGDPTQIDLVNPQDSGLAHAVGLLEDVKGIGVVRFSAEDVVRHPLVERIVRAYDADAAKRGRSF, translated from the coding sequence TTGAGCCGCGCGCCCGAGTTCATCCACCTGTCGGACGCCGCGGTGCGCGCGGTGGCCGGCGCCAATTCACGCCATGCCGCCCTGATCGAGGACGCCTTCGGGGTGCTCCTGGAGACGCCCGGCGGCGGGGTGTCCGTGCAGGGCGACTCCAAAGCCCGGGCCCAGGCCAAGAAGGCGGTGCAGACCATCGCCGAGCGGGCCGACCAGGGGCTGGAGATCGCCGAGGCGGACGTGCGCGTCGCCATCGGCCAGGCGAAGTCCGGCGGCCCAGGAGGCGCTTCGGCCGGCGGCCTGCCGGTCGGCCGGCGCGGCCAGGTGGCGCCCAAGACGGCGGCCCAGGCCAACTATCTCCAGGCGCTCGCCAAGTGCGACCTGACCTTCGGGCTCGGCCCGGCCGGCACGGGCAAGACCTTCCTCGCGGTGGCGCACGGCGCGGGCCTGTTGCTGCGCGGCGAGGTCGACCGGCTGATCGTCTCGCGCCCGGCCGTCGAGGCGGGTGAGCGGCTCGGCTTCCTGCCCGGCGACCTGACCGAGAAGGTCGACCCCTACATGGCCCCGGTCTGGGAGGCGCTGACCGACATCCTCGGCGCCGAGCAGTTGCGCCGTCGCCGGGAGAAGGGCGAGATCGAGGTGGCGCCGATCGCCTTCCTGCGCGGGCGCACCCTGAGCCACGCCTACATCATCGTCGACGAGGCGCAGAACGCCACGCGGCTGCAGATGAAGATGGTGCTGACGCGCCTCGGCGAAGGCGCGCGGATGGTGGTGACCGGCGACCCGACCCAGATCGACCTCGTCAATCCGCAGGACAGCGGCCTCGCCCATGCCGTGGGCCTGCTCGAGGACGTGAAGGGCATCGGCGTGGTCCGTTTCTCGGCCGAGGACGTGGTCCGCCACCCGCTGGTCGAGCGGATCGTCCGGGCCTACGACGCCGACGCGGCCAAGCGCGGACGCAGCTTTTGA
- the ybeY gene encoding rRNA maturation RNase YbeY, which produces MIDVEIEAAAWTAALADAEALTRAVAEAVLAEERLTDRNLVVLLTDDEAVRALNAQFRDKDKPTNVLSFPAPPNPEQHLGDVALAYETCAREAAEQGKPLAHHLQHLVAHGVLHLLGYDHMTDEEAADMEGLERVVLARLGIPDPYAAGEGDHD; this is translated from the coding sequence TTGATCGACGTGGAGATCGAGGCTGCGGCCTGGACGGCGGCCCTGGCCGACGCCGAGGCCCTGACGCGCGCCGTCGCCGAGGCGGTCCTCGCCGAGGAGCGCCTGACGGACCGCAACCTCGTCGTGCTGCTCACCGACGACGAGGCGGTGCGGGCGCTGAACGCCCAGTTCCGCGACAAGGACAAGCCGACCAACGTCCTGTCCTTCCCGGCGCCGCCGAATCCGGAACAGCATCTGGGCGATGTCGCCCTGGCCTACGAGACCTGCGCCCGCGAGGCCGCCGAACAGGGCAAGCCGCTGGCCCATCATCTGCAGCATCTGGTGGCGCACGGGGTGCTCCACCTTCTAGGATACGACCACATGACCGATGAGGAGGCCGCCGACATGGAGGGCCTCGAGCGTGTGGTCCTGGCCAGACTGGGGATTCCCGATCCCTACGCGGCCGGCGAGGGAGACCATGACTGA
- a CDS encoding hemolysin family protein, giving the protein MGLFDRFRGREPEAHHAADEPSDAAAEELVSQARAFDDLTVDDVMKPRADIVAIERGCTFAELVDRFVEAEHSRMPVYKETLDEPCGVVHVKDVFKLLAAKPARRPKPEDKVLQGRRHLLREVLYVPGSMPASDLLAQMRAKRTHMALVIDEFGGTDGLVTLEDLLEKLVGDISDEHDEAEDEVAGGIASDDGGWLVDGRASLEDLEAALGEGVDLAPPDLDEEIDTVAGLVNALAGRVPQRRETIAHPGGYLIEVLSADPRRVKRVRVRRSAVAASET; this is encoded by the coding sequence ATGGGTCTGTTCGACCGATTCCGCGGGCGCGAGCCCGAGGCGCACCACGCCGCCGACGAGCCGTCCGACGCCGCCGCCGAGGAGCTGGTGAGCCAGGCGCGCGCCTTCGACGACCTGACCGTCGACGACGTGATGAAGCCCCGCGCCGACATCGTCGCCATCGAGAGGGGCTGCACCTTCGCCGAGCTGGTCGACCGCTTCGTGGAGGCCGAGCACAGCCGGATGCCGGTCTACAAGGAGACCCTCGACGAGCCCTGCGGCGTCGTCCACGTGAAGGACGTCTTCAAGCTGCTGGCCGCCAAGCCGGCGCGGCGGCCGAAGCCCGAGGACAAGGTGCTGCAGGGCCGGCGGCACCTGCTGCGCGAGGTGCTCTACGTGCCGGGCTCCATGCCGGCTTCGGACCTCCTGGCGCAGATGCGCGCCAAGCGGACCCACATGGCCCTGGTGATCGACGAATTCGGCGGCACCGACGGCCTGGTGACGCTGGAGGACCTGCTGGAGAAGCTGGTCGGCGACATCTCCGACGAGCACGACGAGGCCGAGGACGAGGTCGCCGGCGGCATCGCCAGCGACGACGGCGGCTGGCTGGTGGACGGGCGCGCCTCGCTCGAGGACCTGGAAGCCGCCCTCGGCGAGGGGGTCGATCTCGCCCCGCCCGACCTCGACGAGGAGATCGACACCGTGGCGGGCCTCGTCAACGCCCTGGCCGGACGGGTGCCGCAGCGGCGCGAGACCATCGCTCACCCGGGCGGCTATCTGATCGAGGTGCTGTCGGCCGATCCGCGGCGGGTGAAGCGGGTGCGCGTGCGCCGCTCGGCCGTGGCCGCCTCAGAAACCTGA
- the lnt gene encoding apolipoprotein N-acyltransferase yields the protein MRRPWALRLWSLCAGLAAALAHPPFGVLPGLLGYALLMGLLDAVGERPLRSAFLRGWLAGVGYFGVGCWWIVEPFFVDAKNQAWMAPIALPLMAGGLALFWGAAGLAYRLAARNNTARVLVFAGCFALLEWLRGHVLTGFPWDLPGEAWRAGSAPSQAASLVGAYGLSWLTLALGAAPALLLDRTSRAEKAITAAVIAGFVGLLYAYGAIRISQAPTPAPGAPLIRVVQADIDQKDKWKPENLASIFETYVSLSRKAGPAHPDIVVWPEGALPAVIDELVSPGSPYGPRLRDALDPGQTLLMGANRAEARPGETDYLYFNSLIAFRREAEGLRVTAIYDKYRLVPFGEYMPLGKLATKVGFRSLVHMPDDFTAGPEPKPVTPWGVPAVQPLICYEALFPGFTRAAAVRSGLRPAWILNVSNDAWFGRTSGPLQHLNMASYRAIEEGLPIVRATPTGVSAVIDAFGRTQSGARLGLGELGVIDARLPPALRPTLYARFGDTGFALMLVLSALVIVANRFQRPMVD from the coding sequence TTGCGCCGACCTTGGGCCCTTCGCCTCTGGTCGCTGTGCGCGGGCCTGGCCGCGGCCCTGGCCCATCCGCCGTTCGGGGTCCTGCCGGGCCTGCTTGGCTACGCCCTGCTGATGGGGCTGCTGGATGCGGTGGGCGAGCGCCCGCTGCGCTCGGCGTTCCTGCGCGGCTGGCTGGCCGGCGTCGGCTACTTCGGCGTCGGCTGCTGGTGGATCGTCGAGCCGTTCTTCGTCGACGCCAAGAACCAGGCCTGGATGGCCCCCATCGCCCTGCCGTTGATGGCCGGAGGCCTCGCCCTGTTCTGGGGTGCGGCCGGCCTCGCCTATCGGCTGGCGGCGCGCAACAACACCGCCCGCGTCCTCGTCTTCGCCGGCTGCTTCGCGCTGCTGGAATGGCTGCGCGGCCACGTGCTCACCGGCTTTCCCTGGGACCTGCCGGGCGAGGCCTGGCGGGCCGGCTCGGCGCCATCGCAGGCCGCCAGCCTGGTGGGCGCCTATGGCCTGAGCTGGCTGACGCTGGCGCTGGGCGCCGCGCCGGCCCTGCTGCTGGACCGGACCAGCCGGGCGGAGAAGGCGATCACCGCCGCCGTCATCGCCGGCTTCGTCGGCCTGCTCTACGCCTATGGCGCGATCCGCATCTCCCAGGCCCCGACGCCCGCGCCGGGCGCCCCGCTGATCCGCGTGGTCCAGGCCGACATCGACCAGAAGGACAAGTGGAAGCCGGAGAACCTGGCCTCCATTTTCGAGACCTACGTCAGCCTGTCCCGCAAGGCCGGGCCCGCCCATCCCGACATCGTCGTCTGGCCCGAAGGCGCCCTGCCCGCGGTGATCGACGAGCTGGTGTCGCCGGGCTCGCCCTATGGACCGCGCCTGCGCGATGCGTTGGATCCCGGCCAGACACTGCTGATGGGCGCCAACCGCGCCGAGGCCCGGCCGGGCGAGACCGACTACCTCTACTTCAACAGCCTGATCGCCTTCCGCCGCGAGGCCGAGGGGCTGAGGGTCACGGCGATCTACGACAAGTACCGGCTGGTGCCGTTCGGCGAGTACATGCCGCTGGGCAAGCTCGCCACCAAGGTGGGCTTCCGCAGCCTCGTGCACATGCCCGACGACTTCACCGCCGGGCCGGAGCCCAAACCGGTGACGCCCTGGGGCGTGCCGGCGGTCCAGCCGCTGATCTGCTACGAGGCCCTGTTCCCCGGCTTCACCCGCGCCGCCGCCGTCCGCTCGGGCCTGCGCCCGGCATGGATCCTGAATGTCTCCAACGACGCCTGGTTCGGCCGCACGAGCGGCCCGCTGCAGCACCTCAACATGGCGAGCTACCGGGCCATCGAGGAAGGCCTGCCGATCGTACGGGCGACGCCGACCGGCGTCTCGGCGGTGATCGACGCCTTCGGCCGTACCCAATCCGGGGCGCGGCTCGGACTCGGCGAGCTCGGGGTCATCGACGCGCGCCTGCCGCCGGCGCTCAGGCCCACCCTCTACGCCCGTTTCGGCGACACCGGCTTCGCCCTGATGCTCGTTCTGTCGGCGCTGGTGATCGTTGCGAACCGCTTTCAGCGACCGATGGTCGATTGA
- a CDS encoding helix-turn-helix domain-containing protein, with product MDKLVELDRGPNPVDRHVGLRIRMRRKELGISQERLAEAVGLTFQQIQKYERAANRVSASKLWELSQALRTNIAYFYEGLLEMGAEHLPRESMQDFLLTPEGLELAATFPRIESARLRRKVLELVRALVEEPESVEA from the coding sequence ATGGACAAGCTTGTTGAACTCGACCGCGGGCCGAACCCTGTGGATCGGCACGTGGGCCTGCGCATCCGGATGCGCCGGAAGGAACTGGGCATCAGCCAGGAGCGGCTCGCCGAGGCGGTGGGCCTGACCTTCCAGCAGATCCAGAAATACGAGCGCGCGGCCAACCGGGTCAGCGCCTCGAAGCTGTGGGAGCTGTCGCAGGCGCTGCGCACCAACATCGCCTACTTCTATGAGGGCCTGCTCGAGATGGGCGCCGAGCACCTGCCGCGGGAGAGCATGCAGGACTTCCTGCTGACGCCCGAGGGCCTGGAGCTCGCCGCCACCTTCCCGCGCATCGAAAGCGCCCGCCTGCGCCGCAAGGTGCTGGAGCTGGTGCGGGCGCTGGTGGAAGAGCCGGAAAGCGTCGAGGCCTGA
- the metK gene encoding methionine adenosyltransferase translates to MSRSNYIFTSESVSEGHPDKVADRISDTVVDAFLSVEPEARVACETLVTTNRIVLAGEVRAGRPGASKAENKALTKEIVKSLEPKVRQAVKDIGYEQKGFHWAKAKYACYLHEQSQHIAQGVDASEKKDEGAGDQGIMFGYACDETPALMPATLQYSHDILRKLAEVRHSGECHVLEPDAKSQVTLRYENGRPVEVLQIVVSTQHKKRIGLHSCTPKRLMAEIRPYVESVFPEGLITKKTKWHVNPTGRFEIGGPDGDAGLTGRKIIVDTYGGAAPHGGGAFSGKDPTKVDRSAAYACRYLAKNVVAAGLAKKCTIQISYAIGVAQPLSFYVDLHETGEIDPAKLEIALPEMIGGATPRAIREHLGLNRPIYARTAAYGHFGRQPDNEGGFSWERTDLVDQLRGLA, encoded by the coding sequence TTGAGCCGTTCCAACTACATCTTCACCTCCGAGAGCGTGTCCGAGGGTCACCCGGACAAGGTCGCCGATCGGATCTCCGACACCGTGGTCGACGCCTTCCTGAGCGTCGAGCCGGAGGCGCGCGTCGCCTGCGAGACCCTGGTGACGACCAACCGCATCGTCCTGGCCGGCGAAGTCCGCGCCGGCCGGCCGGGCGCCTCGAAGGCCGAGAACAAGGCCCTCACCAAGGAGATCGTGAAGAGCCTGGAGCCGAAGGTGCGCCAGGCGGTGAAGGACATCGGCTACGAGCAGAAGGGCTTCCACTGGGCCAAGGCCAAGTACGCCTGCTACCTGCACGAACAGTCCCAGCACATCGCCCAGGGTGTCGACGCCTCCGAGAAGAAGGACGAGGGCGCCGGCGACCAGGGCATCATGTTCGGCTACGCCTGTGACGAGACCCCCGCGCTGATGCCGGCGACGCTGCAGTACTCGCACGACATCCTGCGCAAGCTGGCCGAGGTGCGTCACTCCGGCGAGTGCCACGTGCTCGAGCCCGACGCCAAGAGCCAGGTCACCCTGCGCTACGAGAACGGCCGCCCGGTCGAGGTGCTGCAGATCGTCGTCTCGACCCAGCACAAGAAGCGCATCGGCCTGCACAGCTGCACGCCCAAGCGGCTGATGGCCGAGATCCGCCCCTATGTGGAGAGCGTCTTCCCCGAGGGACTGATCACCAAGAAGACCAAGTGGCACGTCAACCCGACGGGCCGCTTCGAGATCGGCGGTCCGGACGGCGACGCCGGCCTCACCGGCCGCAAGATCATCGTCGACACCTACGGCGGCGCGGCGCCGCACGGCGGCGGCGCCTTCTCTGGCAAGGATCCGACCAAGGTGGACCGCTCGGCCGCCTACGCCTGCCGCTACCTGGCGAAGAACGTTGTCGCCGCGGGCCTGGCCAAGAAGTGCACGATCCAGATCAGCTATGCGATCGGCGTCGCCCAGCCGCTGAGCTTCTATGTCGACCTGCACGAGACCGGCGAGATCGACCCGGCCAAGCTCGAGATCGCCCTGCCGGAGATGATCGGCGGCGCCACGCCGCGGGCCATCCGCGAGCACCTCGGCCTCAATCGCCCGATCTACGCCCGCACCGCGGCCTACGGCCACTTCGGCCGCCAGCCCGACAACGAGGGCGGCTTCTCCTGGGAGCGCACGGACCTCGTCGACCAGCTGCGCGGCCTGGCGTAA
- the trmB gene encoding tRNA (guanosine(46)-N7)-methyltransferase TrmB produces MSDEAHPALRTYGRIKSRPIKPRQAALLDSLLPRIRAPQEPFDPKALAPQARACWLEIGFGGGEHMATQAARRPDVLVIGAEPFQNGVASALRHIDEQGLTNVRVQDGDARELLARLPDASVERVFVLFPDPWPKARHHKRRLIQAETVAELARVLKPGGRLRFASDVAHYVDWALERILANPAFRWRADRADDWRKRPADHVTTRYEEKRLGDCAPVFLDFERA; encoded by the coding sequence ATGTCCGACGAAGCTCACCCCGCCCTGCGCACCTACGGCCGCATCAAGTCGCGGCCGATCAAGCCGCGGCAGGCCGCGCTGCTGGACAGCCTGCTGCCCCGGATCCGGGCGCCGCAGGAGCCCTTCGATCCCAAGGCGCTGGCCCCGCAGGCCCGCGCCTGCTGGCTGGAGATCGGCTTCGGCGGCGGCGAGCACATGGCCACCCAGGCGGCCCGCCGTCCCGACGTGCTGGTTATCGGCGCCGAGCCCTTCCAGAACGGGGTGGCGAGCGCCCTGCGCCACATCGACGAGCAGGGCCTGACCAACGTCCGCGTCCAGGACGGCGACGCCCGCGAGCTCCTGGCCCGCCTGCCCGACGCCAGCGTCGAGCGCGTGTTCGTGCTGTTCCCCGATCCCTGGCCCAAGGCGCGCCACCACAAGCGGCGACTGATCCAGGCCGAGACCGTCGCCGAGCTGGCCCGTGTGCTGAAGCCGGGCGGGCGCCTGCGCTTCGCCTCGGATGTCGCCCACTATGTGGACTGGGCCCTGGAGCGGATCCTGGCCAATCCCGCCTTCCGCTGGAGGGCCGACCGCGCGGACGACTGGCGCAAGCGCCCGGCCGACCACGTCACCACCCGCTATGAGGAAAAGCGCCTGGGCGACTGCGCCCCGGTGTTCCTGGATTTCGAGCGGGCCTGA
- the ppa gene encoding inorganic diphosphatase produces MDLSKIPVGQNPPYDVNAVIEIPQGGEPVKYELDKESGAMFVDRFLHTAMFYPGNYGFIPHTLADDGDPMDIMVVGPTPVAPGVIIRCRPIGALIMRDEAGGDEKILAVPVDKLHPYYGGVDSWRALPSIVTEQIAHFFKHYKDLEKGKSVEIVRWADAEEAGDLIRQSIERYAAEA; encoded by the coding sequence ATGGACCTCTCCAAGATTCCCGTCGGGCAGAACCCGCCCTACGACGTCAACGCGGTCATCGAGATCCCGCAGGGCGGCGAGCCGGTGAAGTACGAGCTCGACAAGGAAAGCGGCGCCATGTTCGTCGACCGCTTCCTGCACACCGCCATGTTCTATCCGGGCAACTACGGCTTCATCCCGCACACCCTCGCCGACGACGGCGATCCGATGGACATCATGGTGGTGGGGCCGACGCCGGTGGCGCCCGGCGTGATCATCCGCTGCCGTCCCATCGGCGCCCTGATCATGCGCGACGAGGCGGGCGGCGATGAGAAGATCCTCGCCGTGCCGGTGGACAAGCTGCACCCCTATTACGGCGGCGTGGATTCCTGGCGGGCCCTGCCCTCGATCGTCACCGAGCAGATCGCGCACTTCTTCAAGCACTACAAGGACCTGGAGAAGGGCAAGAGCGTCGAGATCGTGCGCTGGGCCGACGCCGAGGAAGCCGGCGACCTGATCCGCCAGTCGATCGAGCGCTACGCCGCCGAGGCGTGA
- the rimP gene encoding ribosome maturation factor RimP: protein MRGKTAEDARLLELLDPVAEAAGYGIVRLRLMGGSEKRRLQIMAEDANGEMLIEDCAKLSRAISEVMDAADPIAGEYTLEVSSPGVDRPLTRKEDFETYEGYEARLELDRLAEGRKRFRGVLAGVDGDNIAIDLEGEEETTLIPFAWIVEAKLVMTDELMKRGAQSRAARLQQQDTE, encoded by the coding sequence ATGCGCGGGAAGACCGCCGAGGACGCAAGACTGCTGGAGCTGCTCGACCCCGTGGCCGAGGCCGCGGGCTACGGCATCGTCCGGCTGCGCCTGATGGGCGGGTCCGAGAAGCGCCGCCTGCAGATCATGGCCGAAGACGCCAACGGCGAGATGCTGATCGAGGACTGCGCCAAGCTGTCGCGCGCCATCTCCGAGGTGATGGACGCCGCCGATCCGATCGCCGGCGAATACACCCTGGAAGTCTCCTCGCCAGGCGTCGACCGCCCGCTGACCCGCAAGGAAGATTTCGAGACCTACGAGGGCTACGAGGCGCGCCTCGAGCTCGACCGCCTGGCCGAGGGCCGCAAGCGCTTCCGCGGCGTGCTGGCGGGCGTCGACGGCGACAACATCGCCATCGACCTGGAAGGCGAGGAGGAGACCACCCTCATCCCCTTCGCCTGGATCGTCGAAGCCAAGCTGGTGATGACCGACGAGCTGATGAAACGCGGCGCCCAATCCCGGGCCGCCCGACTGCAACAACAAGACACCGAGTAA
- the nusA gene encoding transcription termination factor NusA: protein MSLTGISANRLELLQIAEAVAREKAIDKEIVIEAIEDAIQKGARARYGAEHDIRVHIDPKTGETTIKRVVTVVDDEATFGGGFDEEGNELPFEEPAGIIRLADAKRTDKDAFVGKTYEETLPPFEFGRVQTQMARQVVMGKVREAERERQHEEFKDRVGEIVNGVVKRVEYGNVIVDLGRGEGIMRRDQSIPRENFNIGDRIRCYIYDVRRETKGPQILLSRAHGGFMAKLFAQEVPEVYDGVIEIRAVARDPGSRAKMAVVSNDSSIDPVGACVGMRGSRVQAVVAELQGEKIDIIQWSPDDPTFIVNALAPAEVSKVVMDEEDNRVEVVVPDEQLSLAIGRRGQNVRLASQLTGWQIDIITESQESERRQREFTERTALFQEALDVDEVIAQLLVTEGFASVEDVAYVEPSEIAAIEGFDEDTAEEIQARARDYLEKEAAEYDAKRRELGVEDGLLEIEGVTLPMAVALGEGDVKTVEDLAGLVPDDLRGWYESKNGERVREPGILESFGLDPADAELLIMRARVAMGWVEAPPEPEPEEDLGEELGDEAAIEDTEAYAEAEMEGEARDA from the coding sequence ATGAGCCTGACCGGCATTTCCGCCAACCGGCTTGAGCTTCTGCAGATCGCCGAGGCCGTGGCCCGCGAGAAGGCGATCGACAAGGAGATCGTCATCGAGGCGATCGAGGACGCCATCCAGAAGGGCGCCCGCGCCCGCTATGGCGCCGAGCACGACATCCGCGTGCACATCGATCCCAAGACCGGCGAGACCACCATCAAGCGCGTGGTCACGGTGGTGGACGACGAGGCCACCTTCGGCGGCGGGTTCGACGAGGAAGGCAACGAGCTGCCCTTCGAGGAGCCGGCGGGCATCATCCGCCTGGCCGACGCCAAGCGCACCGACAAGGACGCCTTCGTGGGCAAGACCTACGAGGAGACCCTGCCGCCCTTCGAGTTCGGCCGGGTGCAGACCCAGATGGCCCGCCAGGTGGTGATGGGCAAGGTCCGCGAGGCTGAGCGCGAGCGCCAGCACGAGGAGTTCAAGGACCGCGTCGGCGAGATCGTGAACGGCGTCGTCAAGCGCGTCGAATACGGCAACGTCATCGTCGACCTGGGCCGCGGCGAGGGCATCATGCGCCGCGACCAGTCGATCCCGCGCGAGAACTTCAACATCGGCGACCGGATCCGCTGCTACATCTACGACGTCCGCCGCGAGACCAAGGGCCCGCAGATCCTGCTCAGCCGCGCCCACGGCGGCTTCATGGCCAAGCTGTTCGCGCAGGAAGTGCCGGAGGTCTACGACGGGGTCATCGAGATCCGCGCCGTGGCCCGCGACCCGGGCAGCCGCGCCAAGATGGCGGTGGTCTCCAACGACAGCTCGATCGATCCCGTGGGCGCCTGCGTCGGCATGCGCGGTTCGCGCGTGCAGGCGGTCGTGGCCGAGCTGCAGGGCGAGAAGATCGACATCATCCAGTGGTCGCCGGACGATCCCACCTTCATCGTCAACGCCCTGGCGCCGGCGGAAGTCTCCAAGGTCGTCATGGACGAGGAAGACAACCGCGTCGAAGTGGTCGTGCCGGACGAGCAGCTGTCGCTGGCCATCGGCCGCCGCGGCCAGAACGTCCGTCTGGCGAGCCAGCTGACCGGCTGGCAGATCGACATCATCACCGAGAGCCAGGAGAGCGAGCGCCGCCAGCGCGAGTTCACCGAGCGCACGGCCCTGTTCCAGGAAGCCCTGGACGTGGACGAGGTGATCGCCCAGCTGCTGGTCACCGAAGGCTTCGCCTCGGTCGAGGACGTCGCCTACGTCGAGCCCTCGGAGATCGCGGCCATCGAAGGCTTCGACGAGGACACCGCCGAGGAGATCCAGGCCCGCGCCCGCGACTACCTGGAGAAGGAAGCCGCCGAGTACGACGCCAAGCGCCGCGAGCTGGGCGTCGAGGACGGCCTTCTGGAGATCGAGGGCGTCACCCTGCCGATGGCCGTGGCCCTCGGCGAAGGCGACGTGAAGACCGTGGAGGACCTCGCCGGCCTGGTGCCGGACGACCTGCGCGGCTGGTACGAGAGCAAGAACGGCGAGCGCGTCCGCGAGCCGGGCATCCTCGAGAGCTTCGGCCTGGATCCGGCCGACGCCGAGCTGCTGATCATGCGCGCCCGCGTGGCCATGGGCTGGGTCGAGGCGCCGCCGGAGCCCGAGCCCGAGGAAGACCTCGGTGAGGAACTCGGCGACGAGGCCGCCATCGAGGACACCGAGGCCTATGCCGAGGCCGAGATGGAAGGCGAGGCGCGCGACGCCTGA